Within Burkholderia cepacia GG4, the genomic segment TGCTGCATGCGCAGGGCTTCCATGCGCTCGCGCTGCACGGCGAGCTCGACCAGCGCGAACGCGACCAGGTCCTGATCCAGTTCGCGAACCGCAGCTGCTCGGTGCTGGTGGCGACCGACGTCGCCGCGCGCGGGCTCGACATCGCGCAGCTCGAAGCCGTGATCAACGTCGACGTGACGCCCGACCCGGAAGTGCACGTGCACCGCATCGGCCGCACCGGCCGCGCGGACCAGGACGGCTGGGCGCTGAGCCTCGCGAGCATGGACGAGATGGGCCGCGTCGGCGGGATCGAACAGGCGCAGAAGCGCGAAGTCGAATGGCATCCGCTCGCCGAGCTGACGCCGGCCGGCAACGACACGCTGCTGCCGCCGATGGAAACGCTGCAGATCCTCGGCGGGCGCAAGGACAAGATCCGCCCGGGCGACGTGCTCGGCGCGCTCACCGGCGACGCCGGGTTCGACGGCAAGCAGATCGGCAAGATCAACGTGACCGAGTTCTCGACCTATGTCGCGATCGAGCGCGGCGTCGCACACGACGCGCTGCGCAAGCTCAATGCGGGCAAGATCAAGGGCAAGCGGGTCAAGGTCCGGTTGATGGACGAAGAGTAACGCCGTGATGCCGGACGGGCGCGCCGCAACGCTTACACAGCGCGCCCGCCCAGCATCGCCAGATACTGCTGTACCGCTCCCCATTCCCCGCCGATCCGGCTGAGCACGACGAGTTCGGAACCCGGCACGCTGCCGGTGAGTTTCCGGTAGACGATGTTCGGCGCCGCGATCCGGCTGAGCGGCGCCGGCACCAGCGCCACGCCGAGACCGGCCCCCGTCAACGCCAGCACGGACAGCGTGCTGCTCACCTTGTGCGCGATGTGCGGCGTCTTGCCGAGCACCCGCCGCAGGATCGCCAGCTGCCCTTCGTCGTCGCCGTCGGCGGCATAGAAAATGAACGGCTCGTCCGCGAGCGCCGCGACGCTCACCGAGCGCCGCTTCGCGAGCGGATGCCGGTCGCTCATCATCACGTCCCACGCCCAGCTACCGACCGTCCGCACGGCCAGCTTCGCCTCGACGTCCGTGCCGAAGGCCGGGCAATAGCCAATGTCGAGCCGGCCGGCGAGGATCGCGTCCTGCTGCGCGGCCGGCGCCATTTCGTGCAGGTCGAGCGCCACGTTCGGCCAGGCCGCGTGAAACGCGATCAAGTCGTCGGACAGCCGCCCGGTCGCGACCGCATTGCCGACGAAGCCGATCCGCACCACGCCCGTCTCGCCGCGCGCCGCGCGCTGCACCACCGTCTTCGTGCGCTCGGCCTGTTCGAGCGTGCGCCGTGCTTCGGTCACGAGCAGCCGGCCGGCGTCGGTCAGCGCCACCTTGCGCGTGCTGCGCTCGAACAGCGCGGTTCCCAGTTCGTCCTCGAGCGCGCGGATCTGCGCGCTCAGCGCGGGCTGCACGATATGCAGCCGCTCCGCCGCCCGGCCGAAATGCCCCTCTTCGGCAACCGCGAGGAAGTAACGCAAATGACGAAGGTCCATACGGTCGATTGATCACCACAAACGATTAATCCTGAAATTTAATCTATTGGAATGAAAAATCAACCACGCGCATCCTGATGGACATCCGCTGCGACGCAGCGAACTTTCACAGGAGCCCGATCATGTCCGGCCGCAACCGCATCGATGTCCACCAGCATGTCGTCCCGCCGTTCTGGGCCGACGCCCTGCCCGCGCACGGCGGCGATCCGTCCGGCTGGGGTAGCCCCACCTGGAGCCCGGAAGCCGCGCTCGCGTTCATGGATTCGCTGGAGATCCAGACCGGCGTGCTGTCGCTGACCGCGCCGGGCGTGCAGGGCTGGAACGGCCAGGCGAAGCGCGACATGGCGCGTCAGGTGAACGAATACGTGGCCGGCCTCGTCGCGCAATGGCCGACCCGCTTCGGCAACTTCGCGACGCTGCCGCTGCCTGACGTCGACGGCGCGCTCGCCGAAATCGACCATGCGTTCGACGCGCTGAACGCCGACGGTGTCGTGCTGCTCAGCAACTACGGCGGCGTCTATCTCGGCGATGCGGCATTCGAACCCGTCTGGGACGCACTCGATCGCCGCCACGCGGTGGTGTTCATTCATCCGGCCAAGCCCGCGATCGACGTATTGCCGGGGATGCCCGGCCCACTGCTCGACTACCCGTTCGATACGACGCGCACCGCGTTGCAGCTCGTGCTCAACGGCGTGGTCGCGCGCCACCCGAACGTGCGCATCATCCTGTCGCACGCCGGCGGCTTCCTGCCGTACACCGCGTACCGCTTTGCCGAACTCGCGCCGGGCGTGCGCAACGACGTGCCGGATCGCGACGGGCTGCTCGACCTGCTGCGCACGTTCTACTTCGATACCGCGCTGTCGTCGCCGTCGGCGCTGCCGAGCCTCACGGCGTTCGCGCAATCCGACCGCGTGCTGTACGGCAGCGACTTCCCGTACGCGCCGCCGTCGGTCAGCACGTCGTTCACCGCGGCGCAGGATGCGTATGCCGCGCTGGACGCCGGCCGCCACACCGCACTCAACCGTTCGAACGCACTGCCGCTGTTCCCGCGGCTCGCCGCACTCGCGCGGTAACGCACGATGAAGTGCCGCGTGACGCCCCGCGACGACGGCGTCACGCGCGCAACCGGCCGTCGGCCATCCGCGCTGCGCCGCGCCTTCAGAACGGGATGACGGCCTTCGCCCACACGGCCTCGCCGGCCGGCCGGTTGCGCACGAAGAACTCCTTCACGACGCGCGCCTCCAGACTGACCTTGCCGAACTGGTAACGGAAACCGGGCCCGATCGCGAACACCTGTCCGCGAAAACCGTCGCCCGCGGCCGGCTGCCCGTTCTGCATGTCGTCGGTGGTCTGCTTGACGAAGTAGCCCGACAGCCCGACACGCGCCTTGGGCGTGACCGCATAGCTCGCCGAGTAGTCGATGTGGAACAGGTTCCCCGAGTGGTAATGGGTGTCGTTGTTCGGCGAATTGAAGCTGTAGGTCATCTTCGCGGACAGCTCGACCTTGTCGTTCGGCAGCCACGACACGCCGAACACCGGCCGCGCGGTGTAGTAGTTCTTGCCGGTGTTCAGCGCAGCATGCGCGTCGTACTGCCCGGTCGGAAACACGAACTCGATCGCCGCGACGGTGCGCAGCGCGCCCGAGCCCCAGGCGATCAGCGCGGGGCTGACGATCAGGTCGCCGAGATTGGTGCGGTCGAACGACGCGCCGCCCGCATCCAGCGCCAAATGCTCCATCGGCAGCACCGCATACGCGCCGTAGCGCCCGCCGAGCACCGACAGGTTCGACATCCAGACCACGCGCGGAATCAGCACGTCGGCATCGAGCTTGAAACCCGGCACCGCGCCATTACCGTGCGAATCGTTGAAGCGCGGCGCATGGTAATGCGTGTAGTACAGCAACGCGTACAGCCCGGCTGGCGGCAGCGCACCGGCGAAGAACGCTTCCGCGCCCTCGCCGATCGTGTCGCCGCCGCCCTCCGTCGCCCATGCACCGGTGCTCAACGCCATGCCCGCGCACGCGGCGAGCGAGACCACTCCGAATGCAGCCTTTCGTTTCATCGATGTCTCCAATCTTTGTTCTACTGATTTGATTTCTTGTGGTTGTCCTGCGCTGCCTGTCCTGCCGATACGTTACTCGTTGAAGTGCTCGATCACGAGCCGATTGAAGCGGGCCGCATGCTCGATCTGCGTCCAGTGCCCGCAGCGGCCGAACACGTGCAGCTGCGCGTTCGGCAGCAGCTCGAGCAGCTTCGTCGAGCTTTCGAGCGGAATCACGCGATCCTCGCGCCCGTGGACGATCAGCGTGTCGTGCGTCAGCGCGCGCAGTTTCGCGTCGTCGCTCGCGAGCGCGTCGACCCAGCGCTGGCGCGGCGCGGGAAACATGTTCGCGAACGCCTCCTGGTAGCCGGGCCGCACGCTCGCGTCGTAGCGCAGCTTCGCGAGATCGTCGTTCACGAGCGTGCGATCGAACGCGAAGATGTCCAGCAGGCCGCGCATGTTCGCGATCGACGGCGTGTAGCCCCACACGGCGTCGAGCCCTTCGGTCAGCGTGAAGCGCGTGCCCGCCGCGCCCATCAGCACCAGCCGCCCGACCCGATCGGGTGCGCGGATCGCCAGCGCGAGCGCCAGTGCGCCGCCGAACGAATTGCCGATCACGTGCGCGCGTTCGACGCCGAGCGCATCGAGCAGGCCGAGCGCGTGATCGACCCAGTTGTCCATCGAATACGCGTAGCCGCGCGGCCGTTCGGTTTCGCCGAATCCGGCCATGTCCGGCGCGATCACGCGAAACTGCGTGGCGAGCGCGGGCATCGTGAGCCGCCAGTTCGCGTAGGCCGTGACGCCCGGCCCCGAGCCGTGGATCAGCAGCACGGGCGGCCCGTCGCCAAGGTCGTGATAGTTGGTGTCGAGCCCCCCGGCGATGATCCGGCGGCCCAGTTCAGGATTGGTTGACATGACGCTCCTCCAGTCGATATCGATGACGCGCGGCGCGTCAGCGCCCGCGCTTTTTCGCGCTCTGCCCGCCGATCCCGAAATGCGCTTTCGGCATCTCGGTGATGATCACGCGCACCGATTCGACCGGTGCGTCGAGCGAGCGATGGATGGCTTCGGTGACCTCGGCGATCAGGCGTTCCTTCTTGTCGTCGTCACGGCCTTCCAGGATGTACAGATGTGCTACCGGCACGATGGCCTCCCGTTACGTTCGGAACGTTCAGATGAATCGCAGGCCGACCGAGCCGATGTCCTGCACGCGCAGCGTCACGCTGTCGCCGGCTTCGACGGCCACGGCTTCCGTGATGCCGCCCGACAGGATCAGGCTGCCCGCCGGAATCGATTCGCCGCGCGCGCCCAGGTGATTCGCGAGCATCGCGATCGCGGCGGCCGGATGCCCGAGCACCGCCGCGCCGGCACCGAACGCGACCGGTAGCCCGTTCTTCTCGAGCACGATGCCGAGCGTGCGCAGGTCGACGCCCTCGACCGCCAGCGGGCGGCCGCCGACGACGAAGCGCGCGGCCGACGTGTTGTCGGCCACCACGCTCTTCAGGTCGAACTTGAAATCGCGATAGCGGCTGTCGATCACCTCGATCCCGGCGACGACGAAGTCGGTCGCCGCAAGCACCGCGCCGATATGGCAGCCGGGCCCCGTCAGTTCGGCCTTCGTCACGAACGCGATCTCCGGTTCCACCTTCGGATGGATCAGCGCGGCCGTGTCGCATTCGCCGCCGTCGGGCAGGTCGTAAATGTCAGTCAGAAAGCCGAACACGGGTGTGTCGACGCCCATCTGCCGCATCTTCGCGTGCGACGTCAGGCCGGCCTTGTAGCCGACGATCCGCGCGCCGCGCGCGAGCTGCCGGCGGCGCATCGTGTCCTGAACCGCGTACGCGTCGTCCCAGTCCATCTCCGGATGACGGTCGGTGATCTTCGGCGTGTCGCGCGCCTCGCGCATGCAGTCGTCGAGATGCGCGGCAAGCGACTCTATCGTTTCGGTCGACAGGTTCATGCGGCCTCCCGCTTCGCTTGCGCCGCGCGCGCCTTCGCGAGCGTCAGCGCGGTGTCCTCGATCATGTCCTCCTGCCCGCCAACCATGCCGCGCCGACCGAGCTCGACGAGGATGTCACGGGCCGGAATCCCGTACTTTTCGCCCGCGCGCTTCGCGAACAGCAGGAACGAGCCGTACACGCCCGCATAGCCGAGCGTCAGCGCGTCGCGGTCGATGCGGATCGGGAAGTCCATCATCGGCACGACGAGATCCTCCGCGACGTCCTGGATCTTCCACACGTCGACGCCGGTCTCGATGCCCATTCGCTCGCAGACGGCGACGAACACTTCAAGCGGCGTGTTGCCCGCGCCGGCGCCGAGCCCGGCCGCCGCACCGTCGATCCGGTTCGCACCGGCCTCGATCGCGGCGATCGAGTTCGCGACGCCCATCGCGAGGTTGTGGTGACCGTGAAAGCCGAGTTCGGTCGCCGGCTGCAGCGCGTCGCGCACCGCGCCCAGGCGCGCCTTCACGTCGTCGGGCAGCATGTAGCCGGCCGAATCGGTGATGTAGATGCAGTTCGCGCCGTACGACTCCATCAGCTTCGCCTGCTTCACGAGTCCTTCCGGGCTGTTCATGTGGCTCATCATCAGGAAGCCGACGGTATCCATGTCGAGCTTGCGCGCCATCGTGATGTGCTGCTCGGACACGTCCGCCTCGGTACAGTGCGTCGCGACGCGGATCGTATGCACGCCGAGCGCGTGCGCTTCCTTCAGGTGGTCGACGGTGCCGATGCCCGGCAGCAGCAGCGCCGACACCTTCGCCCGCTTCAGCAGCGGGATCACCGCGCCGAGGTATTCCGCGTCGGTATGCGCGGGAAAGCCGTAGTTCACCGACGAGCCGCCGAGGCCGTCCCCGTGCGTGACTTCGATCAGCGGCACGCCGGCCGCGTCGAGCCCGCTCGCGATCGAGCGCATCTGGTCGAGCGTCATCTGGTGACGCTTCGGGTGCATGCCGTCACGCAGCGTCATGTCGTGGACGGTGATTCGTTTGCCTTTGAGATTCATTGCCATTCCTTTTCGTGCGGTCGTGGAGGTCGCGTCGACGGGCATCAGGCTGCTGCCTGCGCGGCCGACGCCAGCGTGAGGCGGCCGGCCAGCAGTTCCTCGGCGAACATCTCGGCCGTGCGCGCGGCGGCGGCCGTCATGATGTCGAGGTTGCCGGCATATTTCGGCAGGTAGTCGCCGAGGCCCTCGACCTCGAGATAGACCGACACGCGGTTGCCGTCGAACACCGGCCCGTTGACGAGCCGGTAGCCCGGCACGTAGCGCTGCACGTCGGTGATCATCGCGTGCACCGATTCGACGATGCGCCCTTCGTCGGGCGTGCTCTCCGTCAGGCAATGCACGGTGTCGCGCATGATCAGCGGCGGATCGGCCGGGTTGATCACGATGATCGCCTTGCCCTCTTTCGCGCCGCCGACCTGCGCAACGGCCGCGGCCGTCGTGCGCGTGAATTCGTCGATGTTCTTGCGGGTGCCGGGGCCGACCGAGCGCGACGACACGGTCGCGACGATCTCGCCGTATGCGACCGGCTGCACGCGCGAAATCGCGCGCACCATCGGAATCGTCGCCTGGCCGCCGCACGTGACCATGTTCACGTTCATCTCGCCGGAGCCGATGTGGTCCTTCAGATTGACGGGCGGCACGCAGTACGGGCCGATCGCGGCCGGCGTCAGGTCGATCATCAGCACGCCGAGCGCGTTGAGCTTGCGGCTGTTCTCCGCGTGGACATACGCGCTCGTCGCGTCGAACGCAATCTGCACGCCGTCGGCCTGCACGTGCGGCAGCAGGCCGTCGACGCCGTCGGCGGTGGTCTTGAGGCCGAGTTCTCGGGCGCGCTTCAGGCCGTCGGAATCGGCATCGATGCCGACCATCCACACGGGTTCGAGCACGGGGCTGCGCATCAGCTTGGCGAGCAGGTCGGTACCGATGTTGCCAGGGCCGATCAGCGCGCAACGGATCTTTCGGGTCATGGGGTATTCCTCGTTTGCGTGGAAATGGGAACGGACGGCGCTCACGCGAACCGCACCGAACACGCGCCGATCCCGCCGATCGACACGCGGAAGTTGTCGCCGGGTCCGACCGGCGCCATCGCGGCGAGCGCGCCGGACAGGATCACTTCGCCGGCCTTCAGCGGAATGCCGAGGCGGCCGAGCGTATTGGCGAGCCACGCGACCGCGTTCACCGGCGAGCCGAGCGCGGCCGCGCCGGCACCGGTGCCGATCACGTCGCCGTTTTTCTCGAGCACCATCCCGCAGGTCGACAGATCGACGCTGTGCATGCTCACCGCGCGGTCGCCGAGCACGAACACGCCGCACGACGCGTTGTCGGCCACCGTGTCGCCGATCCGGATCTTCCAGTCGCGGATGCGCGAATCGACGATCTCGAAGCACGGCATCACGCATTCGGTCGCCGCCAGCACCATCGCGTTCGTCACGCCCGGGCCGAGCAGGTCGCGTTTCAGCACGAACGCGATCTCGCCTTCGGCCTTCGGCTGGATCAGCGTGTCGAGCGCGATGCACGCGCCCTCGCCGTGCACCATGCCGGACAGCAGGTAGCCGAAGTCGGGCTGGTAGACGCCGAGCATGTCCATCACCGCCTTCGACGTGACGCCGATCTTCTTGCCGATGACGGTCTCGCCGGCGTCCAGGCGGCGCTGCACGAAGCGCTGCTGGATCCGGTACGCGTCGTCGACCGACAGGTCCTCATGCTGCGACGTCAGCGGCGCGACGGGCACGCGCGATGTCATCGCGTCGTACAGCCGGTCGCCCAGCGTGGTAATCAACGTGGATTCCATAAGAATGTTCCGGTCAGTAACGGGTGGGTCAGAGCTTGATGCAGACGTTGCGGAGTTCCGTGTAGAACTCGAGCGAATGCACGCCGCCTTCGCGGCCGATGCCCGATTGCTTCGCGCCGCCGAACGCGGTACGCAGGTCGCGCAGGAACCATGAGTTGACCCACGCGATGCCGACGTCGATCGACGCCGCGACGCGATGCGCGCGCGACAGGTTGGTCGTCCAGATCGCGGTCGACAGCCCGTACGCATTCGCGTTCGCGCGGCCGATCACCTCGGCTTCGGAATCGAACGGCATCACGAGCGTGCACGGCCCGAAGATCTCGTCGCGCGCGATCGGCGAATCGTCGCCGAGGCCGGTCCAGATCGTCGGCTGCACCCACGCGCCGCCGCGCAGGTCGTCCGGCATGTCGGGCACGCCGCCACCCGTCACGACCGTCGCGCCGAGCTCGGCCGCCTTGCGGTAGTACGACAGCACCTTGTCGCGATGCGCCTGGCTGATCAGCGGGCCCAGGCCGGTCGACTCGGCCTCCGGGCGGCCGGGCCGCAGCTGCTCGGCGCCGGCCTTCAGTGCGGCGACGAAGCGCTCGAACAGCGGCCGCTCGACATACACGCGCTCGGTGCCGAGGCAAACCTGCCCCGCGTTCGCGAAGCACGAGCGCAACGTGCTCTCGACGGCTGCGTCGAAATCACAATCGGCGAACACGATCGCCGCGTTCTTGCCGCCCATCTCGAGACTGACGGGGCGCGCACCGTCGGCCGCGGCCTTCATGATGGCCGCGCCGGTGCGCGTCTCGCCGGTGAACGTGATCGCGTTCACGCCCGGATGCGTCGTCAGGAATTCGCCGGCCGAGCCCGGCCCGAAGCCGTGCACGACGTTGTAGACGCCGCGCGGCACGCCCGCCGCGTTCATCACTTCGCCGAGCAGCGCGGCCGTCTGCGGCGTCTCCTCCGACGGCTTCACGACCACCGTGTTGCCGCACGCGAGCGCGGGCCCGACCTTCCAGGTCATCAACAGCAGCGGCAGGTTCCACGGGCAGATCACGCCGACCACGCCGACCGGCCGACGGATGGCGTAGTTGAGCGCGCCCGCGCCGTCCGGCGTCGCCATTTCGAAGGTTTCGCCCGGCACGTTCTTCACCACGTCGGCGAACACCTTGAAGTTCGCGGCGCCGCGCGGGATGTCGATATGGCTCGCGAGGCTCACCGGCTTGCCGGTGTCGGCCACCTCCGCTTCGAGGAAATCGTCGAAGCGGCGCGTGATGCCGTCGGCCACGGCATACAGAAGCTCGACGCGCTGCGCGACGGTCAGGCCGCCCCACGGCCCCGCCAGCGCCGCGCGGGCCGCCTGTACCGCCGCGTCGACATCGGCGCGGCTCGCTTCGGCCACCCGGGCGATCAGCGCGTTGTCGAGCGGCGAATGCTTGTCGAACCAGCGTTCGCCCGCGCGATAGTCGCCGTCGATGAAGTTGCGGACGAGCCGCAGGTCCGGCTGCCCGCCGGCGGGGCCGCGTGTCGCGGCAATGGGTTCGGTGTCGTACATGATGTGTGTGCCGATAGTCGTGAATCCGTGATCCGTGGGTTTGTGAAGCGCGTTCGCGTGCCGTGTGTCATGGCCCGCCGAAGCCGGCCGCGGCGAGGCCCGCATGCGCGCATTGCTCGTCCTGCGCCTCGCTGCCGCCCGACACGCCGATGGCGCCGATCAACGCGCCGCCGTCGACGATCGGCAGCCCGCCGCCGAACGCGACGAAGCGCGGCCGCAGCACGAGGCCCTGCCGCACCGCGTCCGAGTGCGACGCCAGCGCGTCGTGCCACGCGCCGGTCGGCAAGCCGAAGCTGGCGGCCGTGTACGCCTTGTCGATCGCGATGTCGATCGAATGCAGCGGTGCGCCGGGCATGCGCACGAAGGCCGCGAGCAGCCCGGCCGCATCGACGACCGCGAC encodes:
- a CDS encoding LysR substrate-binding domain-containing protein — translated: MDLRHLRYFLAVAEEGHFGRAAERLHIVQPALSAQIRALEDELGTALFERSTRKVALTDAGRLLVTEARRTLEQAERTKTVVQRAARGETGVVRIGFVGNAVATGRLSDDLIAFHAAWPNVALDLHEMAPAAQQDAILAGRLDIGYCPAFGTDVEAKLAVRTVGSWAWDVMMSDRHPLAKRRSVSVAALADEPFIFYAADGDDEGQLAILRRVLGKTPHIAHKVSSTLSVLALTGAGLGVALVPAPLSRIAAPNIVYRKLTGSVPGSELVVLSRIGGEWGAVQQYLAMLGGRAV
- the hndA gene encoding 2-hydroxy-1-naphthoic acid nonoxidative decarboxylase, with the translated sequence MSGRNRIDVHQHVVPPFWADALPAHGGDPSGWGSPTWSPEAALAFMDSLEIQTGVLSLTAPGVQGWNGQAKRDMARQVNEYVAGLVAQWPTRFGNFATLPLPDVDGALAEIDHAFDALNADGVVLLSNYGGVYLGDAAFEPVWDALDRRHAVVFIHPAKPAIDVLPGMPGPLLDYPFDTTRTALQLVLNGVVARHPNVRIILSHAGGFLPYTAYRFAELAPGVRNDVPDRDGLLDLLRTFYFDTALSSPSALPSLTAFAQSDRVLYGSDFPYAPPSVSTSFTAAQDAYAALDAGRHTALNRSNALPLFPRLAALAR
- a CDS encoding SphA family protein, with translation MKRKAAFGVVSLAACAGMALSTGAWATEGGGDTIGEGAEAFFAGALPPAGLYALLYYTHYHAPRFNDSHGNGAVPGFKLDADVLIPRVVWMSNLSVLGGRYGAYAVLPMEHLALDAGGASFDRTNLGDLIVSPALIAWGSGALRTVAAIEFVFPTGQYDAHAALNTGKNYYTARPVFGVSWLPNDKVELSAKMTYSFNSPNNDTHYHSGNLFHIDYSASYAVTPKARVGLSGYFVKQTTDDMQNGQPAAGDGFRGQVFAIGPGFRYQFGKVSLEARVVKEFFVRNRPAGEAVWAKAVIPF
- a CDS encoding alpha/beta fold hydrolase — protein: MSTNPELGRRIIAGGLDTNYHDLGDGPPVLLIHGSGPGVTAYANWRLTMPALATQFRVIAPDMAGFGETERPRGYAYSMDNWVDHALGLLDALGVERAHVIGNSFGGALALALAIRAPDRVGRLVLMGAAGTRFTLTEGLDAVWGYTPSIANMRGLLDIFAFDRTLVNDDLAKLRYDASVRPGYQEAFANMFPAPRQRWVDALASDDAKLRALTHDTLIVHGREDRVIPLESSTKLLELLPNAQLHVFGRCGHWTQIEHAARFNRLVIEHFNE
- a CDS encoding 2-hydroxymuconate tautomerase, translating into MPVAHLYILEGRDDDKKERLIAEVTEAIHRSLDAPVESVRVIITEMPKAHFGIGGQSAKKRGR
- the dmpH gene encoding 2-oxo-3-hexenedioate decarboxylase codes for the protein MNLSTETIESLAAHLDDCMREARDTPKITDRHPEMDWDDAYAVQDTMRRRQLARGARIVGYKAGLTSHAKMRQMGVDTPVFGFLTDIYDLPDGGECDTAALIHPKVEPEIAFVTKAELTGPGCHIGAVLAATDFVVAGIEVIDSRYRDFKFDLKSVVADNTSAARFVVGGRPLAVEGVDLRTLGIVLEKNGLPVAFGAGAAVLGHPAAAIAMLANHLGARGESIPAGSLILSGGITEAVAVEAGDSVTLRVQDIGSVGLRFI
- the dmpG gene encoding 4-hydroxy-2-oxovalerate aldolase, encoding MNLKGKRITVHDMTLRDGMHPKRHQMTLDQMRSIASGLDAAGVPLIEVTHGDGLGGSSVNYGFPAHTDAEYLGAVIPLLKRAKVSALLLPGIGTVDHLKEAHALGVHTIRVATHCTEADVSEQHITMARKLDMDTVGFLMMSHMNSPEGLVKQAKLMESYGANCIYITDSAGYMLPDDVKARLGAVRDALQPATELGFHGHHNLAMGVANSIAAIEAGANRIDGAAAGLGAGAGNTPLEVFVAVCERMGIETGVDVWKIQDVAEDLVVPMMDFPIRIDRDALTLGYAGVYGSFLLFAKRAGEKYGIPARDILVELGRRGMVGGQEDMIEDTALTLAKARAAQAKREAA
- a CDS encoding acetaldehyde dehydrogenase (acetylating): MTRKIRCALIGPGNIGTDLLAKLMRSPVLEPVWMVGIDADSDGLKRARELGLKTTADGVDGLLPHVQADGVQIAFDATSAYVHAENSRKLNALGVLMIDLTPAAIGPYCVPPVNLKDHIGSGEMNVNMVTCGGQATIPMVRAISRVQPVAYGEIVATVSSRSVGPGTRKNIDEFTRTTAAAVAQVGGAKEGKAIIVINPADPPLIMRDTVHCLTESTPDEGRIVESVHAMITDVQRYVPGYRLVNGPVFDGNRVSVYLEVEGLGDYLPKYAGNLDIMTAAAARTAEMFAEELLAGRLTLASAAQAAA
- the dmpE gene encoding 2-oxopent-4-enoate hydratase; its protein translation is MESTLITTLGDRLYDAMTSRVPVAPLTSQHEDLSVDDAYRIQQRFVQRRLDAGETVIGKKIGVTSKAVMDMLGVYQPDFGYLLSGMVHGEGACIALDTLIQPKAEGEIAFVLKRDLLGPGVTNAMVLAATECVMPCFEIVDSRIRDWKIRIGDTVADNASCGVFVLGDRAVSMHSVDLSTCGMVLEKNGDVIGTGAGAAALGSPVNAVAWLANTLGRLGIPLKAGEVILSGALAAMAPVGPGDNFRVSIGGIGACSVRFA
- a CDS encoding 2-hydroxymuconic semialdehyde dehydrogenase, which produces MYDTEPIAATRGPAGGQPDLRLVRNFIDGDYRAGERWFDKHSPLDNALIARVAEASRADVDAAVQAARAALAGPWGGLTVAQRVELLYAVADGITRRFDDFLEAEVADTGKPVSLASHIDIPRGAANFKVFADVVKNVPGETFEMATPDGAGALNYAIRRPVGVVGVICPWNLPLLLMTWKVGPALACGNTVVVKPSEETPQTAALLGEVMNAAGVPRGVYNVVHGFGPGSAGEFLTTHPGVNAITFTGETRTGAAIMKAAADGARPVSLEMGGKNAAIVFADCDFDAAVESTLRSCFANAGQVCLGTERVYVERPLFERFVAALKAGAEQLRPGRPEAESTGLGPLISQAHRDKVLSYYRKAAELGATVVTGGGVPDMPDDLRGGAWVQPTIWTGLGDDSPIARDEIFGPCTLVMPFDSEAEVIGRANANAYGLSTAIWTTNLSRAHRVAASIDVGIAWVNSWFLRDLRTAFGGAKQSGIGREGGVHSLEFYTELRNVCIKL
- a CDS encoding GlcG/HbpS family heme-binding protein; the protein is MERNDTNRSIDLRTIDWPAASRAAQAAAGAAERLGVRVNVAVVDAAGLLAAFVRMPGAPLHSIDIAIDKAYTAASFGLPTGAWHDALASHSDAVRQGLVLRPRFVAFGGGLPIVDGGALIGAIGVSGGSEAQDEQCAHAGLAAAGFGGP